In one window of Gemmatimonadota bacterium DNA:
- a CDS encoding transglutaminase family protein, translating into MAETLRYQIEHVTKYRYDLPVRSCSMYLALKPVEDRSQRVNRFLIETEPAGSLFQVTDCFGNMKHQLHLYREHRFLDITARSTVDMIPADSLPERCEDGAWETIRDWRDSFHHWDFLDHSGLARPSSALEQFVQRNGIEPAGDPLTALKRLSELLFDRFEYVPGSTSISSSIEHILDTGRGVCQDYAHVMIAIARTWGIPSRYVSGYLHDITARGAADRGMTSHAWVECLLPGLGWTGFDPTNSTFVDERHVRVAVGRDYQDVSPTRGVLHGGGDIRLDVEVRMRPVSGNHTEISSQIRKEPHR; encoded by the coding sequence ATGGCAGAAACCCTCCGATACCAGATCGAACATGTGACGAAGTATCGTTACGACCTCCCGGTGCGCAGCTGTTCGATGTACCTGGCGCTTAAACCCGTCGAGGATCGCAGCCAGCGCGTAAACCGGTTTCTGATCGAGACGGAACCGGCAGGTTCGCTCTTCCAGGTTACGGACTGCTTCGGCAATATGAAGCACCAGCTGCACCTGTACCGTGAACACCGGTTCCTGGACATCACGGCCCGATCCACAGTTGACATGATCCCCGCGGATTCGCTGCCGGAGCGGTGCGAAGACGGAGCGTGGGAGACGATCCGGGACTGGCGCGATTCGTTTCATCACTGGGACTTTCTGGATCACAGCGGTCTGGCGCGGCCTTCTTCGGCCCTAGAGCAATTCGTTCAGCGAAACGGGATCGAACCCGCGGGCGATCCGCTGACCGCGTTGAAGCGGCTCTCCGAGCTGCTCTTCGATCGTTTCGAGTATGTGCCGGGAAGCACCTCGATTTCTTCTTCGATTGAACACATCCTGGATACCGGGCGGGGGGTATGTCAGGATTACGCCCACGTCATGATCGCCATCGCGCGGACCTGGGGTATACCTTCCCGGTATGTTTCGGGGTATTTGCATGATATAACGGCCCGGGGCGCGGCCGACCGGGGAATGACCTCCCATGCCTGGGTGGAGTGCCTGTTGCCCGGACTCGGCTGGACCGGATTCGATCCCACGAATTCGACCTTCGTCGACGAGCGGCACGTACGGGTGGCGGTGGGAAGAGACTACCAGGACGTTTCACCCACGCGGGGCGTGTTGCACGGAGGGGGAGATATCCGGCTCGACGTGGAAGTGCGCATGCGGCCTGTATCGGGGAATCATACGGAAATCTCAAGCCAGATTCGAAAGGAGCCGCACCGATGA
- a CDS encoding alpha-E domain-containing protein has translation MLSRGAQGLYWMARYLERAAHLCRLMQLQVETLVDRPLREIHFGWNRVYSSMNQSPPAGTLEAFGSDDYTLADSYTLADHLTFEPTNPDSIWNCFGYARENARQVRNYISAEMWLSLNMAYLRLQKLNIQEIWKTTPESFYAGTAEEINTFTGVTDATMYRDDGWHFIQLGRYIERVQLSAAVLLSQIGAHEREDESFDADWANLLRVFHAFEAYVHAYSVVVQPGQVLELIVTDAMLPGSIRRSVDMIGAVLGAIGPGPAPRSSEEASELSASLCGLVREGRNGVMAWHTALGRINVDSRALHQCIMDAYFDYPLGAHTAH, from the coding sequence ATGCTGTCTAGAGGCGCACAGGGTCTTTACTGGATGGCCCGGTATCTCGAGCGCGCGGCGCACCTGTGCCGGCTGATGCAGTTGCAGGTGGAAACGCTGGTGGACCGTCCGCTTCGGGAGATCCATTTCGGATGGAACCGGGTATACAGCAGCATGAACCAGTCGCCTCCCGCCGGTACCCTGGAAGCCTTCGGCAGCGATGACTACACGCTCGCCGATTCATACACCCTGGCCGACCACCTCACCTTCGAACCCACGAACCCGGATTCCATCTGGAACTGCTTCGGATACGCTCGGGAGAACGCCCGGCAGGTTCGTAACTACATCAGCGCCGAGATGTGGCTTTCGTTGAACATGGCCTACCTGCGTCTGCAGAAACTCAACATCCAGGAGATCTGGAAGACGACGCCGGAGTCGTTTTACGCCGGGACGGCGGAGGAAATCAACACCTTCACCGGCGTGACCGACGCGACCATGTATCGTGACGACGGCTGGCATTTCATCCAACTGGGCAGATACATCGAACGGGTGCAGCTCTCCGCCGCGGTTCTGTTGTCACAGATCGGCGCCCATGAACGCGAGGACGAGTCATTCGACGCGGACTGGGCGAATCTGCTGCGCGTGTTCCATGCATTTGAAGCGTACGTGCATGCCTATAGCGTCGTCGTTCAACCCGGCCAGGTGCTCGAGCTGATCGTGACAGACGCTATGTTGCCGGGTTCGATCCGCAGGTCCGTGGACATGATCGGCGCCGTGCTGGGCGCCATCGGTCCCGGTCCGGCGCCTCGTTCGAGCGAAGAGGCATCGGAACTGAGCGCCTCACTGTGCGGACTTGTCCGGGAAGGCCGAAACGGCGTGATGGCGTGGCACACGGCGCTTGGCCGGATCAACGTCGACAGCAGAGCGCTTCACCAGTGCATCATGGACGCCTATTTCGACTACCCGTTGGGGGCGCATACCGCCCACTGA
- a CDS encoding circularly permuted type 2 ATP-grasp protein, whose product MDFDTYELDAAFYDEMFLPDGMARDHCRTLYESLLRLSSEELVRMQERVTHSFSSEGITFTVYGDEETNERIMPVDCLPRLISAGEWRQLETGLTQRLKALNRFLADVYGPARIVADGVIPVDMVRGCPQYRVEMRRVPVPHETYVAVCGTDLVRTNEGFHVLEDNLRVPSGVSYMVANRKVVKTNLRRLYRSCRVREVEQYGRLLRETLHELAPREETDPCVVLLTPGVYNSAFYEHIYLAHEIGATLVEGRDLLVDGGYVYMRTTSGLRRVDVIYRRVDDDFLDPLVFRTDSLLGLPGLMGVYRAGNVTLVNAPGTGVADDKSVYAYVPDMIRYYLGEEPLLRNVKTYICRRPEDLEYTLDNLQDLVVKRVGESGGYGMLIGPGSTPGEREAYAREMRGNPADFIAQPVLDLSRAPCLIDGRAAARHVDLRPFVLHGRETRIVPGAFCRVALREGSLVVNSSQGGGGKDIWVLGE is encoded by the coding sequence ATGGATTTCGACACGTACGAACTGGACGCCGCTTTCTACGACGAGATGTTCCTCCCCGACGGCATGGCGCGCGATCACTGCCGCACGCTATACGAATCCCTGCTCCGGCTCTCCAGTGAAGAACTCGTTCGCATGCAGGAACGGGTTACCCATTCCTTTTCAAGCGAAGGAATCACATTTACCGTTTACGGCGACGAGGAAACCAACGAGCGCATCATGCCCGTCGACTGCCTCCCCCGGCTCATTTCCGCGGGCGAGTGGCGGCAGCTGGAAACCGGTCTTACCCAGCGCCTGAAGGCCTTGAACCGGTTTCTGGCCGATGTTTACGGGCCCGCCCGCATCGTCGCGGACGGGGTCATTCCCGTCGACATGGTCCGGGGCTGTCCCCAGTACCGCGTGGAAATGCGGAGAGTGCCCGTGCCCCACGAGACCTACGTCGCGGTCTGCGGAACCGACTTGGTACGAACGAACGAAGGATTTCATGTCCTGGAGGATAATCTGCGCGTACCCTCCGGCGTATCCTACATGGTCGCCAACCGGAAAGTCGTCAAGACCAATCTTCGAAGGCTGTATCGCAGTTGCCGGGTGCGGGAAGTCGAGCAATACGGCCGCCTGCTCCGTGAAACGCTGCACGAACTCGCGCCCCGCGAAGAAACCGACCCGTGCGTGGTGCTCCTCACCCCTGGTGTATACAATTCGGCATTCTACGAGCACATCTATCTGGCGCATGAGATCGGCGCAACCCTGGTTGAAGGCCGGGACCTGCTGGTCGACGGGGGCTACGTGTACATGCGCACCACCTCCGGCCTGCGCCGGGTGGACGTCATCTACCGCCGGGTGGACGACGATTTCCTGGACCCCCTGGTGTTCCGTACCGACTCCCTTCTGGGCTTGCCGGGCCTGATGGGCGTTTACCGGGCCGGAAACGTGACCCTGGTAAACGCGCCGGGCACGGGTGTCGCGGACGACAAGAGCGTTTACGCCTATGTGCCCGACATGATTCGCTACTACCTGGGCGAAGAACCGCTGCTCAGGAATGTGAAGACTTATATCTGCCGGCGGCCGGAAGATCTGGAGTACACACTGGACAACCTGCAGGATCTCGTCGTGAAACGGGTGGGCGAGTCGGGCGGATACGGCATGCTGATCGGACCCGGGTCGACCCCCGGGGAGCGGGAAGCTTACGCCCGGGAGATGCGCGGGAATCCCGCAGATTTCATCGCGCAGCCCGTGCTCGACCTGTCACGCGCTCCGTGCCTGATCGACGGCCGGGCCGCGGCCCGGCACGTGGACCTGCGCCCCTTCGTGCTCCATGGACGGGAGACGCGCATCGTCCCGGGGGCTTTCTGCCGCGTTGCGTTGCGCGAGGGCAGCCTGGTCGTAAACTCCAGCCAGGGCGGGGGCGGCAAGGACATCTGGGTTCTGGGGGAATGA
- a CDS encoding SO_0444 family Cu/Zn efflux transporter has translation MVLDFGNMLTAYFDFIWMSFLLLGPMLVLGLLLSGLIHVFISREAILRWLQDDSLRSVSISSAVGVPVPLCSCSVVPVVAEMRRKGASRSSCMAFLITAPETGVDSILVTNAFFGFVVAVIRPVISFITAVVAGIFCIGLIRDDSGAARPGDEDHDHDHHDHDHDHDHDHDHDHDHDHDHGHDTLLSDKDDCYVSPSAMKVLMVKWFKGISTIASTWRFGSWIKPAFYRELNLVERKKTDEATREDVIEEEYPGLDFKKIVKHILHYGFVEIADDILFALLVGIALGGVLYLIIPADLMANEYARWISYPVMIIVGVPLYICASASTPIAAALVAKGFSPGAALIFLMTGPATNTSTIAIIMSQFGTRFAAVYVTTVILVTAALGIGIDIMLLATGLTVSVNLLPSESATLQFIQWAGGIFLIVLIIWRFRAGAMRSGYEDMMLNIRPLSRRWQQTWKRLTRNRSLRGTISPRTPMGMMLWGLLLVLFLGSGFTVVHPGHVGYGRLFGEVYWKDLQPGLHYLAPRPFVRVDKWPVKEVKTIMADTPYEFVSGDLNMLMLNVDVQYRVKDPYTYHYRTSDPAEIIEDTVREHIRTFVNARDLDGLLTAYRADLERELTRLFSPDVFEQDAQSVLATVDLVKVNLLNVSPAAEAIGAFREISSAQEDRERIIVNAQRFMVSLVPRAHGNAEYEREQADGEAFRRVVAASAEADAISVIATAMQTAPDVLRNMLWREKLETALTGNPKIIVPNRQSFNKVAIWKKRSAEAAGRPPPPPPPPTPPPRGSG, from the coding sequence ATGGTTTTAGATTTCGGCAACATGCTCACCGCGTACTTCGATTTCATCTGGATGTCCTTCCTGCTGCTGGGTCCGATGCTGGTTCTCGGCCTGTTGCTGTCGGGCCTGATCCACGTCTTCATCTCCAGGGAAGCGATACTCAGATGGCTTCAGGACGACAGCCTCAGGTCGGTTTCCATAAGCTCAGCCGTCGGCGTTCCGGTGCCCCTCTGCAGTTGCTCAGTCGTTCCCGTCGTAGCCGAAATGCGTCGCAAGGGCGCTTCCCGTTCCTCCTGTATGGCCTTCCTGATTACGGCGCCGGAAACGGGAGTGGACTCGATCCTGGTCACCAATGCCTTCTTTGGGTTCGTGGTGGCCGTGATCCGGCCGGTCATCAGCTTTATCACCGCCGTAGTGGCGGGCATCTTCTGCATTGGCCTGATCCGGGACGACAGCGGCGCGGCGCGGCCGGGCGACGAAGATCATGACCACGATCACCACGACCACGATCACGACCACGATCACGACCATGATCACGACCATGATCACGATCACGACCATGGACACGATACGCTCCTTTCCGATAAGGACGACTGCTACGTGAGCCCTTCCGCCATGAAAGTGCTGATGGTGAAGTGGTTCAAAGGGATATCGACCATCGCTTCCACGTGGAGGTTCGGATCCTGGATCAAACCGGCCTTCTACCGCGAATTGAATCTGGTAGAGCGCAAGAAAACAGACGAGGCCACCAGGGAGGATGTCATCGAGGAAGAATACCCCGGGCTCGATTTCAAGAAGATCGTCAAGCATATCCTGCACTACGGCTTCGTCGAGATCGCCGATGATATCCTCTTTGCCCTGCTCGTGGGTATCGCCCTCGGCGGCGTGCTGTATCTCATCATTCCCGCGGACCTGATGGCCAACGAGTACGCCCGTTGGATTTCCTATCCCGTCATGATTATCGTCGGCGTCCCGCTGTACATCTGCGCCTCCGCGAGTACGCCGATAGCCGCCGCGCTGGTGGCCAAGGGGTTCAGCCCCGGAGCCGCCCTGATCTTTCTGATGACCGGACCGGCGACCAATACAAGCACGATCGCGATCATCATGAGCCAGTTCGGCACGCGGTTCGCAGCCGTATACGTTACTACCGTCATCCTGGTGACGGCCGCCCTGGGAATCGGCATCGACATCATGCTGCTGGCGACGGGACTGACCGTCTCCGTAAATCTGCTTCCTTCCGAGTCCGCGACCCTCCAATTCATCCAATGGGCAGGCGGCATCTTCCTGATCGTTCTTATCATCTGGCGGTTCCGCGCCGGAGCGATGCGCAGCGGCTACGAGGATATGATGCTCAATATCCGGCCCCTGTCCAGGCGCTGGCAGCAAACCTGGAAACGGCTGACCCGGAACCGGTCCCTGCGCGGTACGATTTCGCCGCGCACCCCCATGGGCATGATGCTGTGGGGCTTGCTCCTGGTCCTGTTCCTCGGCAGCGGCTTCACCGTCGTACACCCCGGCCATGTCGGATACGGCCGCCTGTTCGGGGAGGTCTACTGGAAAGACCTTCAGCCCGGCCTGCATTATCTCGCGCCGCGTCCCTTCGTCAGGGTGGACAAGTGGCCGGTGAAAGAGGTCAAGACCATTATGGCGGACACCCCGTACGAGTTCGTTTCGGGCGACCTGAACATGCTTATGCTCAACGTGGATGTCCAGTACCGGGTGAAGGACCCCTACACGTATCATTATCGCACGTCGGATCCGGCGGAAATCATCGAGGATACGGTCAGGGAACATATCCGTACCTTCGTGAACGCCCGCGACCTGGACGGGCTGCTCACCGCGTACCGGGCCGACCTGGAACGGGAACTCACCCGACTTTTCTCTCCGGATGTCTTTGAACAGGACGCTCAATCGGTGCTCGCCACCGTCGATCTCGTCAAGGTCAACTTGTTGAACGTCAGTCCGGCGGCCGAGGCGATCGGCGCGTTCAGGGAGATTTCGAGCGCCCAGGAGGACCGGGAAAGGATCATCGTCAACGCGCAGCGATTCATGGTTTCCCTGGTGCCCCGCGCCCACGGCAACGCCGAGTACGAAAGGGAACAGGCCGACGGAGAGGCTTTCCGCAGGGTAGTCGCCGCATCGGCGGAAGCCGATGCCATTTCGGTCATTGCGACCGCCATGCAGACGGCGCCTGACGTTCTCCGGAACATGTTGTGGAGAGAAAAGCTGGAAACCGCGCTGACTGGAAATCCCAAGATCATCGTGCCCAACAGACAAAGCTTCAACAAGGTCGCGATCTGGAAGAAGCGATCGGCGGAAGCGGCCGGCCGGCCCCCCCCCCCCCCCCCCCCCCCCACCCCCCCCCCCCGCGGCTCGGGGTGA